Proteins from a single region of Mucilaginibacter daejeonensis:
- the thrC gene encoding threonine synthase, with translation MKLYSTNNDTNQVSFEDAVFNSMPQDKGLYMPLSIPRLPDSFFEQLPNYTLPQLAFEVSKHLLSDAIPETDLKALIDDAVNFDAPAVKLDEDVYVLELFHGPSLAFKDFGARFMSRVMSYFLREGQKQLDVLVATSGDTGGAVALGFLGVPNTRVTILYPKGKVSDIQELQLTTNGQNIRAVQIEGTFDDCQALVKQAFVDAELNEQFRLTSANSINIARLIPQTFYYFNAYAQLLREGKKDVAFCVPSGNFGNIGAGLLAWKMGLPVKQFIAATNANDTVPQYFKTGIYEPKPSVQTLSNAMDVGNPSNWARIANLFKDDAEALKKLVVSYSYTDEQTRTAISEVFDRYNYVVCPHTAIAWKALTEWQQEHPNVSGVFLSTAHPCKFPDVFPANIAAAIKVPEQMKELEQRKRQATTLDKNFDSFKAYLIKQA, from the coding sequence ATGAAACTCTACAGTACCAATAACGATACTAACCAAGTAAGCTTTGAAGATGCCGTATTCAACAGCATGCCGCAGGATAAAGGCCTGTATATGCCGTTGTCGATCCCACGCCTGCCTGATAGCTTTTTTGAGCAGTTACCTAACTATACCCTCCCACAACTGGCCTTTGAGGTATCGAAGCATTTGTTGAGCGATGCTATTCCAGAAACTGACCTGAAGGCACTGATCGATGATGCCGTGAACTTTGATGCTCCTGCCGTTAAACTGGATGAAGATGTTTACGTGCTGGAGTTATTCCACGGGCCATCACTGGCGTTCAAGGATTTTGGCGCCCGGTTCATGAGCCGCGTAATGAGCTACTTCTTACGCGAAGGCCAAAAGCAATTGGATGTGCTGGTAGCTACTTCGGGCGATACCGGCGGTGCCGTTGCCTTGGGTTTTTTAGGCGTGCCCAACACGCGCGTTACCATCCTTTATCCTAAAGGCAAAGTAAGCGACATCCAGGAACTGCAACTTACCACCAACGGGCAAAACATCCGTGCCGTGCAGATCGAGGGTACCTTTGATGACTGCCAGGCCCTGGTTAAACAAGCGTTCGTAGATGCTGAGTTGAATGAGCAGTTCCGCCTAACATCAGCGAACTCGATCAACATTGCCCGGTTGATCCCGCAAACCTTCTATTATTTTAATGCCTATGCACAACTGCTCCGCGAAGGCAAAAAGGATGTAGCATTCTGCGTACCGAGCGGCAACTTCGGTAACATAGGCGCCGGCCTGCTGGCCTGGAAGATGGGCTTACCGGTAAAGCAGTTTATTGCCGCTACCAACGCTAATGATACCGTGCCGCAATATTTTAAAACAGGTATATACGAACCTAAGCCATCGGTACAGACACTTTCGAACGCTATGGACGTAGGCAACCCAAGCAATTGGGCACGTATAGCCAACTTATTCAAAGATGACGCTGAGGCGCTTAAAAAGTTAGTGGTGAGCTATAGCTATACCGACGAGCAAACCCGCACGGCTATATCAGAAGTATTTGACAGATATAATTATGTGGTTTGTCCGCATACGGCCATCGCCTGGAAAGCACTTACCGAGTGGCAACAAGAGCATCCGAACGTTTCAGGTGTTTTCCTGTCTACCGCGCACCCATGCAAGTTCCCAGATGTGTTCCCGGCCAACATAGCGGCTGCCATCAAAGTGCCCGAGCAGATGAAAGAATTGGAGCAACGCAAGCGACAAGCCACCACACTGGATAAGAATTTTGATAGCTTCAAAGCTTACCTGATCAAGCAAGCATAG
- the nusA gene encoding transcription termination factor NusA: protein MSNINLIDSFQEFKDFKNIDRPTMMSVLEDVFRSMIRKKYGNDENCDVIVNTDNGDLEIWRTRTVMEDGFSEDDDLEIELAEAHKHDPDLEVGDEFVEQITLESFGRRAILAARQTLVSKILELEKDEIFKKYKDRVGELVTGEVYQVWKKETLVLDDEGNELLLPKSEQIPADYFKKGDSVKAVVSKVDMMNSNPKIIISRTAPEFLQRLFELEVPEIFDGLITIKKIVREPGERAKVAVESYDDRIDPVGACVGMKGSRIHGIVRELKNENIDVINYTNNIQLYIQRALSPAKITSIKLDDERKTAAVYLKPDQVSLAIGRGGHNIKLAGKLTGYEVDVYREADEHEEDVDLEEFSDEIDSWIIDEFKRVGLDTAKSILALSIGELVKRTDLEEETIKEVISILQAEFE, encoded by the coding sequence ATGAGCAATATTAATTTGATCGATTCCTTTCAGGAATTCAAAGATTTCAAGAACATTGACCGCCCGACCATGATGAGTGTGTTGGAGGATGTATTCCGCAGCATGATCCGTAAAAAATACGGTAATGACGAGAACTGCGACGTGATCGTGAACACCGACAATGGTGACTTAGAGATCTGGCGCACGCGTACCGTTATGGAAGACGGTTTTTCGGAAGATGACGATCTGGAGATCGAGTTAGCCGAGGCCCACAAGCATGACCCTGATCTGGAAGTAGGCGACGAATTTGTTGAGCAGATCACCCTGGAGAGCTTTGGCCGCCGTGCCATCCTGGCCGCCCGTCAAACCCTGGTATCTAAGATCTTAGAATTAGAGAAGGACGAGATCTTCAAAAAATATAAGGACCGCGTAGGCGAACTGGTTACCGGTGAGGTTTATCAGGTATGGAAAAAAGAGACCTTGGTGCTTGACGATGAAGGTAACGAACTATTGTTGCCTAAAAGCGAGCAGATCCCAGCCGATTACTTCAAAAAAGGAGATAGCGTTAAGGCAGTGGTAAGCAAGGTGGATATGATGAACAGCAACCCGAAGATCATCATCTCGCGTACCGCTCCTGAGTTCCTGCAACGTTTGTTCGAACTGGAGGTCCCTGAGATATTCGACGGCCTGATCACCATCAAAAAGATCGTACGCGAACCGGGCGAACGTGCCAAGGTAGCGGTAGAATCTTACGATGATCGTATCGATCCGGTAGGAGCTTGCGTAGGTATGAAAGGATCACGTATCCACGGCATCGTTAGAGAGCTGAAAAATGAAAATATAGATGTTATAAACTATACCAACAATATTCAGTTATACATTCAGCGTGCCCTGTCTCCGGCCAAGATCACCTCTATCAAATTAGATGACGAGCGCAAAACGGCTGCCGTATATTTGAAACCTGATCAGGTATCGTTGGCGATCGGTCGTGGTGGCCATAACATCAAACTTGCCGGTAAACTGACCGGTTACGAGGTGGATGTGTACCGCGAGGCTGATGAGCACGAGGAAGATGTGGACCTGGAAGAATTCTCGGACGAGATCGACAGCTGGATAATCGACGAGTTCAAACGCGTTGGTTTGGATACAGCGAAGTCGATATTAGCCCTGAGCATTGGCGAATTAGTGAAGCGTACCGACCTGGAAGAAGAGACCATTAAGGAGGTGATCTCAATTCTGCAGGCCGAGTTCGAATAA
- a CDS encoding homoserine kinase: MEQEIEAAMPVQDTINDRPAHNLPPVGTQIRVFAPATVANVVCGFDVLGFAVNEPGDEVIMRVTETPGITISKITGDNGRLPLAPEKNTVSVSVQAYLESIGRTDIGLDIELHKKMPIGSGLGSSSASTVAGLFAIKNLMGDDTDVAKLLPFAMKGEEMACGHGHADNVAPALLGGFVLIRSYEPLDVIRLPHPKDLHCAIVFPDVDVPTREARQIIRTKINMKDAVTQWGNIAGLVSGLYTQDIDLIGRSMQDVLVEPVRSILIPDFYKMRELAMEAGAVSFGISGSGPSVFAFTRDEETAKRINQILQQHLTSLKINSYAYTSTINDAGPRVL, encoded by the coding sequence ATGGAACAAGAGATAGAAGCAGCAATGCCAGTTCAAGATACAATTAACGATAGACCTGCACACAACCTCCCACCGGTAGGCACCCAGATCAGAGTATTTGCCCCGGCCACGGTAGCCAATGTAGTGTGCGGGTTCGATGTGCTGGGCTTTGCCGTCAATGAACCGGGCGATGAGGTGATCATGCGCGTTACCGAGACCCCGGGCATTACCATCAGCAAGATCACCGGCGATAATGGTCGCCTGCCCTTAGCACCCGAAAAAAACACCGTAAGCGTAAGCGTACAGGCTTACCTGGAAAGCATTGGCCGTACAGATATCGGCCTGGATATCGAGCTGCACAAGAAGATGCCGATCGGCAGCGGATTGGGAAGCAGCTCAGCCAGTACAGTGGCCGGTTTGTTCGCCATCAAAAATTTGATGGGCGATGATACCGACGTGGCCAAACTATTACCCTTTGCTATGAAAGGCGAGGAGATGGCCTGCGGTCATGGTCATGCCGATAACGTAGCCCCGGCCTTGTTAGGCGGGTTTGTATTGATCCGCAGCTACGAGCCGTTGGACGTGATCAGGCTGCCACACCCTAAAGACCTGCATTGCGCCATCGTATTCCCTGATGTGGATGTACCAACGCGCGAAGCCCGCCAGATCATTCGTACCAAGATCAATATGAAGGATGCCGTTACCCAATGGGGCAACATAGCCGGATTGGTGAGCGGACTGTACACGCAAGATATTGACCTGATCGGCCGCAGCATGCAGGACGTGCTGGTGGAGCCGGTTAGATCGATACTGATCCCTGATTTTTACAAGATGCGCGAACTGGCCATGGAGGCCGGTGCAGTAAGTTTTGGCATATCGGGTTCGGGTCCGTCAGTATTCGCCTTTACACGCGATGAAGAGACCGCTAAACGCATTAACCAGATCTTACAGCAGCATTTGACCAGCCTAAAGATCAACTCATACGCATACACGTCGACCATTAACGATGCTGGTCCGCGGGTGTTGTAA
- the infB gene encoding translation initiation factor IF-2 — MSEDKSIKLIKAVKELNIGMGTIVDFLAGKGYKVDKNPNSVLNGEMYSTLVKQFAADKIVKEEAKQINIGQIRRTEPAATPDKPTEQRPKDFEKDEILIKNAGNFAPAPKPKEAEKPQERTDGSLPGVKVIGKIDLDNLNKPAAKAEPKVEAPAASASAPAPEAKPELAAAAPASKPAAPAAAPAPEAPVVRTEPAVPVAKEPAAPAAQAPAAPDAAEPAKPAAATTPAAPATPATPTTPPAEEGGENSVIRANAERLTGPKVIGKIQLPVENNRRGGPVASSSNPNSADQKRKRKRKENGPGQGGNFQQGQGGNQQGGNQQGGNRPGFQQGGNRPGFGNRPGGPGGNRPGFGNRNAAPGAPKEEPTEKEIQDQIKATLARLSGAGKSGKFAQRAKFRRQKRDDVAASAEEAALEQELQSRVLKVTEFVTANELASLMDVSVTQIISTCMSLGMFVSINQRLDAETLSIVADEFGYQIEFVKPDEEEINIEEEDAPESLIPRAPIVTIMGHVDHGKTSLLDFIRKTNVIGGEAGGITQHIGAYEVTLEDKRKVTFLDTPGHEAFTAMRARGAQVTDIVIIVIAADDSVMPQTREAINHAQAANVPIIFAYNKIDKPGANADKVREQLSAMNILVEEWGGKYQSQEISAKTGLNVNLLLEKVLLEAELLELKANPNKRAVGTVIEAALDKGRGIVTTVLVQAGTLRVGDPILAGSYSGRVKALTNERGARVNEAGPSTPVQVLGMQGAPTAGDRFNALESETEARDIANKRLQLQREQGLRTQKHITLDEIGRRLAIGNFKELNIIVKGDVDGSIEALSDSLLKLSTDQIQVNIISKGVGQISESDVLLASASDAIIIGFQVRPSGSARKLAEQEQIDIRLYSIIYDAINEIKTAMEGMLAPTFEEKIVANVEIRETFKISKVGTIAGCMVLDGTITRNSKIRIIREGVVIYTGELASLKRYKDDVKEVKQGYECGLNIQNFNNIEVGDIVEAYENVEVKRKLA; from the coding sequence ATGTCAGAAGACAAGAGTATAAAACTGATCAAAGCAGTAAAAGAGCTTAACATTGGTATGGGCACCATTGTTGATTTTTTGGCTGGCAAAGGCTACAAGGTCGACAAGAACCCTAACTCAGTGCTGAACGGTGAAATGTACAGCACATTGGTAAAGCAATTTGCTGCCGACAAGATCGTGAAGGAAGAGGCCAAGCAGATCAACATCGGACAGATACGCCGTACAGAGCCTGCTGCCACTCCGGATAAGCCGACCGAACAGCGCCCCAAAGATTTTGAAAAGGACGAGATCCTGATCAAAAATGCGGGCAACTTCGCACCTGCGCCAAAACCTAAGGAGGCTGAGAAGCCACAGGAGCGCACAGACGGTTCATTACCGGGTGTGAAAGTGATCGGCAAGATCGATCTTGACAATTTGAACAAGCCGGCTGCCAAGGCTGAGCCTAAAGTGGAAGCGCCTGCTGCTTCGGCATCAGCGCCTGCCCCAGAGGCTAAACCTGAGCTTGCGGCTGCTGCACCTGCCTCTAAGCCTGCAGCCCCTGCCGCGGCACCAGCACCGGAAGCGCCTGTTGTGAGAACAGAGCCTGCTGTACCAGTAGCAAAAGAGCCTGCCGCTCCAGCTGCACAAGCTCCTGCCGCCCCTGATGCGGCCGAGCCTGCTAAACCGGCCGCTGCTACAACTCCTGCTGCTCCGGCAACACCTGCCACACCTACCACTCCTCCTGCCGAAGAAGGTGGCGAGAACAGTGTGATCCGTGCCAATGCCGAACGCCTTACCGGGCCAAAGGTGATCGGTAAGATCCAGTTGCCGGTAGAGAACAACCGCCGTGGCGGACCAGTTGCCTCATCATCTAACCCTAACAGTGCCGATCAAAAGCGCAAACGTAAGCGTAAAGAGAATGGTCCGGGTCAGGGTGGCAACTTCCAGCAAGGCCAAGGTGGCAATCAACAAGGAGGCAATCAGCAAGGTGGCAACCGTCCGGGTTTCCAACAAGGCGGCAACCGTCCAGGTTTTGGCAACCGTCCGGGTGGACCGGGTGGCAATCGCCCAGGCTTTGGTAATCGTAACGCTGCGCCTGGTGCCCCTAAAGAAGAACCTACAGAAAAAGAGATACAAGACCAGATCAAGGCAACACTTGCTCGTTTGAGCGGTGCCGGTAAATCAGGTAAGTTCGCTCAACGTGCTAAATTCCGTCGTCAAAAACGTGATGATGTGGCTGCATCGGCTGAGGAAGCAGCATTGGAACAAGAACTGCAGTCAAGAGTACTGAAGGTGACCGAATTCGTTACCGCTAACGAGCTGGCCTCGTTAATGGACGTATCGGTAACGCAGATCATCTCTACCTGTATGAGCTTGGGTATGTTCGTATCCATCAACCAACGTTTGGATGCCGAGACCCTGAGCATCGTGGCAGACGAGTTCGGTTATCAGATCGAGTTCGTTAAACCTGACGAAGAAGAGATCAACATTGAGGAAGAGGATGCACCGGAATCACTGATCCCACGTGCACCTATCGTGACCATCATGGGTCACGTTGACCACGGTAAGACCTCATTGCTTGACTTTATACGCAAGACCAACGTGATCGGCGGTGAGGCGGGTGGTATCACCCAGCACATCGGTGCTTACGAGGTCACGCTTGAAGATAAACGTAAAGTTACTTTCCTGGATACACCGGGTCACGAGGCGTTCACCGCCATGCGTGCACGTGGTGCCCAGGTGACAGATATCGTGATCATTGTAATCGCAGCGGATGATAGCGTGATGCCGCAAACGCGTGAGGCTATCAACCATGCGCAGGCAGCTAACGTGCCGATCATCTTTGCCTACAACAAGATCGATAAACCTGGAGCTAATGCCGATAAGGTACGTGAGCAGTTATCTGCCATGAACATTTTGGTGGAAGAGTGGGGTGGTAAATACCAATCGCAAGAGATATCGGCCAAAACAGGCTTGAACGTTAACCTGCTGTTAGAGAAAGTATTGCTTGAGGCCGAATTACTGGAGCTGAAAGCCAATCCTAACAAACGTGCCGTAGGTACGGTTATCGAGGCAGCCTTAGATAAAGGCCGCGGTATCGTGACCACTGTACTGGTACAAGCAGGTACGCTACGTGTTGGTGACCCTATATTGGCCGGTAGCTATAGCGGCCGTGTTAAGGCGTTAACTAACGAGCGTGGTGCACGTGTGAATGAAGCTGGCCCAAGCACACCGGTACAGGTGTTGGGTATGCAAGGCGCACCTACAGCGGGCGACCGTTTCAACGCGCTGGAAAGTGAGACCGAGGCACGTGATATTGCCAACAAACGTTTGCAATTACAACGTGAGCAAGGTTTACGTACACAGAAACACATTACCCTTGATGAGATCGGTCGTCGTTTGGCAATCGGTAACTTTAAAGAGCTTAATATCATCGTTAAAGGTGACGTGGACGGTTCTATCGAGGCGTTGTCAGATTCATTGCTGAAACTGTCTACCGATCAGATCCAGGTGAACATCATCTCTAAAGGTGTAGGTCAGATCTCTGAATCGGATGTATTGCTGGCCTCGGCCTCAGATGCGATCATCATCGGTTTCCAGGTACGCCCATCAGGAAGTGCCCGCAAACTGGCCGAGCAGGAGCAGATCGATATTCGCCTGTACTCGATCATTTACGACGCCATCAACGAGATCAAGACCGCTATGGAAGGTATGCTTGCGCCTACCTTTGAAGAGAAGATCGTGGCTAACGTGGAGATCCGTGAGACCTTCAAGATCAGCAAGGTGGGCACCATTGCCGGCTGTATGGTATTGGATGGTACGATCACCCGTAACAGCAAGATCCGTATCATTCGCGAAGGTGTGGTGATCTACACTGGCGAACTGGCCTCACTGAAACGTTATAAAGATGACGTAAAAGAAGTGAAACAAGGCTACGAGTGCGGTTTGAACATCCAGAACTTCAACAACATCGAAGTAGGCGACATCGTTGAAGCTTACGAGAACGTAGAGGTTAAACGCAAATTAGCTTAG
- the serS gene encoding serine--tRNA ligase, which produces MLQVSYIRDNREEVLARLAVKNFKQTELVDEVITLDDDRRSTQNRLDSTSAEANSAAKQIGELMRTGKKDEAEQIKAKTGAWKEEIKQLSEKLNNIEQQLHQKIVLLPNLPHSSVPQGKTPEDNEVVLTNGDTPALPENALPHWELAAKYDLIDFELGVKITGAGFPVYKGKGAKLQRALITFFLDEAEKAGYNEVSVPLMVNEASGFGTGQLPDKEGQMYFVGQDNLFLIPTAEVPITNLYRDTILKLDELPVKNTGYTPCFRREAGSYGAHVRGLNRLHQFDKVEVVQVVHPDVSYEVIEQMSAHVQGLLQKLGLPYRVLRLCGGDMGFAAALTYDMETWSAAQQRWLEVSSVSNFETYQSNRLKLRFRNAEGKTQLAHTLNGSALALPRIVATLLENNQTEKGIKIPEVLVPYTRFEWID; this is translated from the coding sequence ATGCTGCAAGTTAGTTATATCCGCGATAACCGTGAAGAGGTTTTAGCCCGATTGGCTGTAAAAAATTTCAAACAGACCGAGCTGGTCGACGAAGTGATCACTCTTGATGACGATCGCCGATCCACTCAGAACCGTTTGGACAGCACCTCGGCCGAGGCCAACAGCGCCGCCAAGCAGATCGGTGAACTGATGCGTACCGGCAAAAAGGATGAAGCTGAGCAGATCAAGGCCAAGACCGGTGCTTGGAAAGAAGAGATCAAGCAGTTGAGCGAAAAACTGAACAACATTGAGCAGCAATTACATCAAAAGATCGTGTTATTGCCTAACCTGCCACATAGCAGCGTACCACAAGGCAAAACACCTGAAGATAATGAAGTGGTATTGACCAATGGCGATACTCCGGCATTGCCCGAGAACGCTTTACCGCACTGGGAACTGGCCGCCAAATATGACCTGATCGATTTCGAATTAGGCGTGAAGATCACCGGTGCAGGTTTCCCGGTATATAAGGGCAAAGGCGCTAAACTACAGCGTGCGCTGATCACCTTCTTTTTAGATGAGGCCGAAAAAGCAGGCTATAACGAGGTGTCGGTACCCTTGATGGTGAACGAGGCTTCAGGTTTTGGTACCGGTCAGCTTCCTGACAAAGAAGGCCAGATGTACTTTGTAGGTCAGGATAACCTTTTCCTGATACCAACTGCAGAGGTGCCGATAACTAATTTATATCGAGACACCATTTTGAAACTGGACGAGTTGCCAGTAAAGAACACGGGTTACACACCATGTTTTCGCCGTGAGGCCGGTTCTTATGGCGCCCACGTGCGTGGACTGAACCGTTTGCACCAGTTCGATAAAGTGGAAGTGGTACAAGTGGTACACCCTGACGTATCATACGAGGTGATCGAGCAAATGAGCGCCCACGTACAGGGATTATTGCAAAAGTTAGGGCTGCCTTACCGTGTGCTGCGTTTATGCGGTGGCGACATGGGCTTTGCGGCCGCACTCACCTATGATATGGAGACCTGGAGCGCCGCACAGCAACGCTGGTTGGAGGTGTCATCAGTATCCAACTTCGAGACCTATCAGAGCAACCGCCTGAAATTACGCTTCCGCAATGCCGAAGGCAAGACCCAATTAGCCCACACGCTTAACGGTAGCGCATTGGCCCTTCCTCGTATCGTAGCCACCTTGCTGGAAAACAACCAGACCGAAAAAGGCATCAAGATACCTGAGGTATTGGTGCCTTACACCCGCTTTGAGTGGATAGACTAA
- the rsmI gene encoding 16S rRNA (cytidine(1402)-2'-O)-methyltransferase — MTGKLYLVPTPIGNLEDMTYRAVRILKEADLILAEDTRTSAPMLKHFGIEKKVFAHHQHNEHQSSAEIVKFLKEGKNIALISDAGTPAISDPGFFLVREALRNELPVECLPGATAFVPALVNSGFPTDKFCFEGFLPLKKGRQTRYKFLAEEERTIILYESPHRLLKTLDEMITYFGAERLISVSRELTKVFEETVRGTVTEIKEYYETHPVKGEFVICVAGKE, encoded by the coding sequence ATGACGGGAAAGTTATATTTAGTACCCACCCCCATAGGCAACCTTGAAGATATGACCTACCGCGCGGTACGCATCCTGAAAGAAGCCGACCTGATCCTGGCCGAAGATACCCGTACATCAGCCCCTATGCTGAAGCATTTTGGCATCGAGAAAAAGGTATTTGCCCACCATCAGCACAACGAGCATCAATCATCGGCCGAGATAGTGAAATTCCTGAAAGAGGGTAAGAATATCGCGTTAATATCCGACGCGGGTACGCCGGCCATATCCGATCCGGGGTTCTTCCTGGTGCGAGAAGCCTTGCGTAACGAGTTGCCGGTGGAATGTTTACCGGGCGCTACAGCATTTGTTCCTGCGCTGGTCAACTCAGGTTTCCCGACCGATAAGTTTTGCTTTGAAGGCTTTTTGCCATTGAAAAAAGGCAGGCAAACACGCTATAAGTTCTTGGCCGAAGAAGAGCGGACCATTATTCTATATGAATCGCCGCACAGGTTGTTGAAAACGCTTGATGAAATGATCACGTACTTTGGTGCCGAACGGCTGATATCTGTATCACGCGAATTGACCAAGGTGTTTGAGGAGACGGTACGAGGCACAGTGACCGAGATCAAGGAGTATTACGAAACACATCCTGTAAAGGGGGAATTTGTGATCTGCGTGGCAGGTAAGGAGTGA
- the rimP gene encoding ribosome assembly cofactor RimP translates to MNIEKRVTELVEEKLAEKPGVFLVSVKMHSNGKLIILIDGDNGLGVGDCADVSRHVGYHLEEENAIEDAYNLEVSSPGIDTPLSLPRQYVKNVGRQVSIKGTDGSKREGKLIGITADTVIIEEKIKEKGKKAELVENAIPTESIAETKVLISFK, encoded by the coding sequence ATGAACATCGAAAAAAGGGTGACCGAACTTGTAGAGGAAAAACTCGCCGAAAAACCGGGAGTGTTCCTGGTGAGTGTGAAGATGCACAGCAACGGCAAACTCATCATTTTAATAGATGGCGATAATGGCCTTGGCGTAGGCGATTGTGCCGATGTGAGCCGCCACGTGGGTTATCACCTGGAAGAAGAGAACGCCATTGAGGATGCTTACAACCTGGAGGTATCATCGCCGGGTATAGATACACCGCTGAGCCTGCCGCGTCAATATGTGAAGAACGTAGGCCGCCAGGTATCCATCAAAGGTACTGATGGCAGCAAACGCGAGGGCAAGCTGATCGGTATAACGGCCGATACGGTGATCATCGAAGAAAAAATAAAAGAAAAAGGCAAAAAAGCGGAGCTGGTGGAGAACGCCATCCCGACAGAAAGCATAGCAGAAACAAAAGTTTTAATATCGTTTAAATAA